aggaCGCCATCGTTGGAACGGGATGCGCTGGCCATCTTATATCATCACGTCGGCGATGGTGCAGTAGCTGGTTACCTGGAAGGAATGAAGGAATGTCATCTCGGCGGAAGAGAGTTGCCTTTTTCAGATGACCCCTTGTCGGCCACGAGTAGCAACGATGTGCAAATGCACTGTTTTCCCATTGATATTCCCCTATCATGAGGGGCCTACTGAGCATCGCATTGGCTGAGTCCGAGTTCGTTCAGGGGTATTGACGCGGGGAAGCATATGCTCCAACGCCATTGCATGAGCAAACAGGTGTGAGGGCGGATTGTGGGCTACAATTGGAAGTTGGAAAGTTCCAATCAGCGTCCAACCGTTGCATTTTGAAGGTATATGTTGCACTGTGCCAGCCAATGATGAGGAGCAACGCGGCAATGTGACCTGGCCAGGGGGCCGTAGCGTACCCATCAAGCTGGCCTACAGGAGCCAACCGGCCAATATGTAGCCAATCCATCGTCAAAGCCGAGCACATGATTTTATACAGAGTACCTAATCCTGGTAAGAACACCGGGATCGGCCGCGCTTCTACAGATGCTCTTTTGCATCTTCATACAAGGCATCTTTACGGCTGTCTCAAGTCATACTTTGCACGTGAATCATTCCTGGatcagaagaagagaataCCTATCTTGCGCAATCTCACTTGCAAGGATCGAAATTGCAGGTGGCACTTGGGTATCGCAGAGTCAACACACTTTTTCCAGCGCGATGAGAGCATTCCTCTGACAGAGACAATGGTGGTACAAGGCAACCAGTCCCTAAGCCATTTGTGTGATTACTAACTATCCGTACCTAGACTCCTCTCTAAGCCGATAGAATAAAAACAATGCCTGCCTACCATCCGGTGGTGGGTTAAGGAGCACAACTACGAACTTTGAACGATTAGGGCACCCGGATATTGGCGGGCTTTGCTGCAATGCCCTTCACCCTGGTGAGGTCGGTTCCGGTCAGGGTGAAGGTGGGCTTTCCCTTGATCTTCTGATAGTACGTCGCGAATTCGGCGTTTCCATCAATGTAGTCACCAGCGGCCGGGCCCCTGGTTTCtctcatctccttctcgcTCTCCTTGCGTCTGGCTGTGGGAGCAGTGACCTTGGCGGGGGTGAAGGCTGGCAAAGTTAGCATCACGGAAAATGGGCCATTTCAATGAGGTGAAGACTAGGTACGTACTTCCAGCGAGCATTGTCTTGACCCAGGCGTGATCGACGAGATTCTGGTCGGCTGGGGCAACGCGGCTTTGCTTCTTGTCTGCCCACAGTTTCCcggcctgcttctccttgagggCATCCGCCGGGTCAAAGAATACCTCAATGTTGTAGCCGACAAACTTGTCCTCCCAGAACCGACCGGACTCACCCTTGACCCTGGAGAGCTCAGGGGGGGCGTTGATCTTGTCGGGCGTGTTAGTCTTGGGAACACCGATGATTCTGCCGGCGAAAAAGTGCACCAGTTCGTGGGCAATGGTTAAGCTCCCCATGAGAAGATGCTTTTCGAGGTTCTTCATGTTGGATGCCGTCGGGCTAGTGGCTGCCGCTTCGGCGGCAAGGCTGACGTACTCCATCATCTGGACACAGAACGGGTAAGCTTCATATGGTTTTGTTGTCAATCAGAACAAGGGGTGACTTACCGCCTTGTCAAGGAAAAGGTAAGCGGCTAGCTTGGGGTTGTAAGCAGTCCCTGGCTTGACGTTCCATGTCTGGCGTCTGGTGACAGCCCGTCTAGGAACACGAGTGCTCAACAGCAAGTTGGGGAAGTCGCTGCGAAGTGCTTTCAGAAACGTATCAACGAAGGCTGCATCAACGCTATCTTTGGTGACTGCCCAATCCTTCCGGTGTCTGGCCGGAACAACCTTTAGGATCGGCGAAACTTGCTAGCTGCTGTTCCACCGGGCGCAGACTGCCGTCTAGCCAATAGCTTCGCGGACTCAAGTGATATAATGCGGGATTGTGGGGATTCTTTTGGACCTTAACGACAGTTCAACCCCGGCTTTGGTCCCTACGGTGCATACCCGGTAACCAGGGCATGAAGGGGAGGCGGGCGGCCATGTGCTGGGCCGTTGGGGATGTGGGCTGGAGGCAGCGCTTCTAGGCCAATAAAACTTAGGTACAACTGTAAtgtggggcaccaaagggcccaggttttcccagacccacaccggtttgctcttggggctggattttcttactgttttcttttgaaccaacaaccaactactataatactaatttgcttaccaattttggccattttttggccttattttcgccgccggtgactttcctaggtcgccagcccaacaggtTATGAGCTCTTTTAACGCTTAAATCACCAAGCAAACCGAAGTCGACGCCCTCGTCGATAACCTGACCTCGTAAGGCCGAATACTATACCGGACCTTACGACTTTTCGACCCTTATTAAGCTAATATTACGTAATTAGACCTTTCGATAGTAATTTTGGAGGCGTTAAGAGAGTTAATTAACTTCCTAATTAACGGAAGCCTGGTTTTAACCCTAATACTTATTttaacgaaaagttaaagCGACCGACTACCCCTCACCGATAAAAGTATAGTTTACGGCGCTAACCTTCTCCTAGCTAAATTTCCTTAATTCTGCCATTTCTACGACCTTTTAGTTAGGAAATTACTATTTTCTAGTAGTAATCGAGAACTCTATCCTACCTTATTAGGAAACCGATAGCGAAGTAAATATCTCGCTCTCtatataaattaatttaaCCTACTATAGGCGGCTATAAAGTTAAGTAACGCCTTTCTTTAAATCTTTCTTTCGATATTTTTCTTATAGCGTTTTTCTTACGACTTTTCTTTAACTagtttttcttttaaaataGTTAGTACTAACGTTATTATAGCCTAGCTTTTAAAGCTTATAAAAGCTATAGGAAATACTAATACCGTCGCTATAGTTAAGTAACGAACTTTTTAAACTTTATCGGCTCTAAACTTAGAAACCGATCTTTCCGGTTAAGAATTTTAATTAACCTAGTCCtttatatactatagtttAGAGGACTATAttaaggctaatatataacTATTAGCGGAAGAAAGGATACTTACTTTCGACTAATAGCGTATTAATAACCTAGATATTTAGAACCTAATAATAATTTCCGTTAAGAAGCCCGAGATCTAATAACGAATTTTTAACCTCGGTTAGAGGGCCGATAGTATTAATACCTATAGTCTATACTAAAAAATTATTTAAGCTCTATAGCGCAGTATTTtcgatattattaatatacttttaaagaagtattttacttttaagCGTACTAACTTCGCTTTATTTTAAATTTATTTTAGCCGGCTCGAGGTCCTTTACCGTCGTTTTAATACGATAGAAATTAAAATCGACCACGTAGCTTACCTTTAGGCTACCCTAAACGGCATTAAAACCGCGTACCCCGATTTATATAATCGGCTAATAAGGAAGATAGAAGATAGTATTATAACCTAGGCGCTCCTTTACTAAGAATATAGCGCTAAAGCCGTTATAGAGAAAACTACGCCGGCTTACTCTAAAATTACTATCGAAACTACTAAGGCCCCGGCCGCGACTATACCcttatatactatattatTAACCTTATTAAAGAAATGCGATTACTATATTAAGGGCTTAAAAAAAGGTAATTAGTATTATATAGGCTATGGTCGTTACTACCCGAAGGGTAAGGCCTATTAATAGTATAACTCTAATAAGGCTTTAAAGGATTAAGAGTATAAGGAAAAGGTATAAGCGGATAGGTAAGAAAGGCAGTAAAGTACTAGCTCGTTAATAGGGACTCTTTAAGGCTATATTAGTAACGTTACTAATACTAGGTCTTCGAGGGACCGACCTACTTATAATACCttaatactatttaataaCTTCGCTAATATATCGCTCtttatttactataataataactAATCGGATTTTCGTTTCGGCCCCTAAAGGTAGTACTCTCGTTAGTAAATACCTTTAAAGTCTAATAAGCTATCGAGATATTTAAAGACTATATATATTACGACTCCGGATATACGgattttatatttaataaacTAAAGTAGTTTACCGAGCTTTACTTATTATTtaaggaaagggaaaagaggtTCTTTTCGTTATTAGGAGATATTATAAAGTGTAATTACCAGGGAGCCGCAGCGCTAAAATCTACCTTTTTAAGTAGCTAGGTTATTACCCTAGAGCTTAAGGAAGCGGTATACTACCTATAAACGCCTATTAATTTAATATCGGCGGGTAAGTTACTCGATAAAGGTATTTTCTAAGACTAGGAGAGTTATAACCTGATCCTTAAAAGTATTAAGTAGGTAGTATATAAGTTAATTagaaataataatatatattaaataaatacgACGCCCGGCGTTAATTTCGGTAAAGTATCTTTAGTAAAAACTCTTATTAAAGCcgtaataatatttattaattacCGGGTAATATATTACCGCCTAATACACGCTAATAAAGACGATATTTATAAGGCTTATACGTAAGCGAGGATTAAGCTCGTTAGTAATAACTTTTTTTACGAGCCTTACGTAATAGTAAAGATAATAGATTAACTAGGCTTATCGACCCCTACGTAGATTAATAACCCGTTTAACTTTATCTATATCGACGTTATTACTTATAAAAACCTTAAATATTTAGAttataaatactttatttattacgTAAATATATAGAGTAGTTATAAGTGGATTAACTTTATAGTAAAGAAAAAGCAGGTATTCGATAAGGTTAAGGATTTCGAAACGAAAATCGCGTATTAAACCGGGTATAAAATTAGTATTATCGGCCTTAATAAAAATACGGAATTTACTTAGGGCTCTAGGACCTTTAACAATAGCCGCTTAGCTACTTAGGCCGACCAGGAGGGCATTACTATCCTTAAGACCATACCTTACTTACCGTAAATAAATAGAAAAGTAAAGAGGGCCGCGAGGACTACGCTTAACCGCACTAGGGCTATTATACTAGCCTATAAGGTACTAAAGAAGCTATttctatttattatataatcTATAATTTACGTAGGTAACCTACTACCTTCGAGGGTTAACGAGGGAGATATTAGTAtttataaaaagtatattataagGCTTAATATACCCGAAGGTAAGCGGAAGCCGTATATTCGGTACTTACGCTTATACTTTTACGACGCGTATTACTACGTTAAGCCGGTTTACCGGGCTAATTCGGATAAGTTTATTGTTAGGGTAGAGAAAGGAAAGCTTATCggctatataaatatatacgGTAAAATATATTAAGTCTGGAACCTAGTTATTAATAAAGTCGTAAAAGTTAACgctataaagtttaataaAGGCGATTTTTATAGGCTTAACGATAACGAGTATAAAGATATTAAGTACGAAGTaatttttattaatagtacTATAgttaaagaaaaaaataccGCTATTAATAgaataatatttttaggGAGGAAGGTTATctttaataataaacttATTACTATACCGGAGTCCGCTATATAGCGGAGTACTTTAATAGTTAATAAAGGGAAGGTTAAGGACCTTAAGTAAACTATTTTACTTACTCCAAAAGCTACGCCGTTATTAATACTACCTTTATTACCTAAGGCTTTAAACGTAAAAAACTTTTTCGACGCTAAAGAGGTAAAGGATATACGGTCCGAGGCACCTATCTTACTAAACTATAACTAAGCGCCCTATACTACTAACTTTCTTATTATAAAAGAGTTTACCTCCCTTATAAGGCTAatagggggggaggagggtaaggCTATAGGGAGGCCTAGTAATAACTAAGTTAATAATAAGTTACTAAATTTAAGTACGGATAGCCTAGTCGAAAACTCTAATAACGATTTCGAGCCTAATATAGGCTATATAAAGGAAGCGGTAGCTTCTCTGCCGGCTTAGGAATAGCCTCGcaaaataataataaaaaattaagGCCCAAGCTTCTATAAAAAACTATAGTAAGGTAAGCACCTTTATTAAGgtttttttatagtatatttCGATAACCTATAACTACGTAAGGTAGTAGCCTACGCCCTATCTACAGTTAAAATCGACTACCTTCTATAaactattaataaatattatatacCTAGGAACTACCGGTAAGCGAGGAAACTCGAAAACTATTATAAGTATTAGCTACCTACTATAAAGGAGCAGGACGCTAGCCTATTAGAAAAGGATATTTACGAGCTAATAAATACGCCGAAAAGCTATAACGTTTTACCGAGCAAATaggtatataataaaaaaatagacccttatattaataaagtaaaggCTAGGGCGAGATAggtaatatataataactTTAACAGGGACTCCTGGGCTATATAGGACGTCTACGCCGCTATTATAAGTAACGtaataattaaatacttttaggctattatagccgtaaaggACTGGGAGTACCTTCAATACGACTTTAAAATAGCATTTCTTAACGCCAAAATCCCTAATACCGCATAATACTACGTACGATTACCAGATAGCTTAGGCAAGTTACTAGGCAAGGTGTACCGGCTCAAGAGGGCATTATACGGCCTAAGGAAGTTACTTATTTACTAATACGAGATAGTGAAACCTATAATGGTTAAACTGGGCTTCGATACCCTCTTATTAAACCTTTACCTATTCCGTTATAAAGAGATAGGTACCTTAGTAGTCCTATACGTAAATAACCTACTTATATTAACGCCTATAACGAAAATTATTAAAGATATTACTATCGGGCTAAAGAGTAAGTATAGTATTAAGAAACTAAGCGAGCCGAAAAGGTTCTTAGGTTTTAATATCGTAAGGAACCGCGGGAAGAGGTAAGTCTACCTATCCTAAGTAgctgtgacgaacccctatccagaacctctgaaagggacactggttaaaggcacttctgaacaatcctagtccggtacagctaaataatatacaacaacggcttatctctatcacaatagtctgaataccaacgattgtaaCTTATATTGCATACTacagaactgtctatctacgccggccagttcctccgtatatatagacccgtggaccgtagaccgttaacttacagacggtcctcggtccgctcctgattggccgatgccggaccgtaaaccgtgagccccaccgcggtccccggtccccattttattggtccgttgcccttctagaccgtgagccccgctcaacggcgcggtccagtcttgattggtccctcgtggccccactgtcttccagaaccgtaacatgatgctccctctccaggCCGAAGCCCCTGCGGCCTagtcttcttccactgctAACTATATCGTAggtttttcctccccttttctccttaccTTCATTATGTCTAACCGTGTGCAGAAACGTCATTGTAAGACTAAATAGGCCtctgccctttcctcccgaatccgccgccgtagTTCTGCCGTAATACCGTATTTTACCtattttaccgccgaatcccCTTGCATCATAGCCCCTAGGTCCTTACGGTGCGCCGAGTGCGTGCGCCGTAAGATCCTATATGATGGATCTGATGTTGGCTCTGCCCGTAGGTagatcttccttttcttcctgtaCCGTAATTGACCGTTCCATAGTAACCCGAACGATAGAAGAGCAGGATAGACTCGAGCGTAAGGAATAAAAGCTTAAAGACTAACTTTCGCAACTAACTGCCTAGCTTATCCGGGTAAAACGAATACGTCGCTCTCTTCGCGTACGTGAAGAGCGCCTCTTCGCGCGGGGtatccaggaggaggatgcccagGTAGCGCAGTCTGCCGCTGCGGCGCCTCCTGTTTCTTCGCCGGGTGCTCCTGcgcggccggacgccgccCAGGATACCGTTCCGTGGTCTCCTCACGCCCTGGATCCTTCCTTAGGCCTAGACTggccctccgacctttcctttGATCCTGGCGtagccggtccttccttcctaaccgcGCTAGATACCGCTAGTGGCgcgccttccacttcctAAGGTGCCTAAGGCGCGTAGTACTACTTATATTTAGTCCCCTTTAATACCTTTTAACCTCGTAGTGTAGTATGTAGCACGTCGACTATTACGTTgaaggcgcgggttcgactcccgtcgaggttcttttaGCTCCGTCTTATAGCTATCTGGCTATAAGCCGGGACCGAgtctttttgcttgtttgggttttggtcggtccggatatcgttggTGGAATTCTTTTTGCTTATCTAGGTAGTTAAAGTATGCCTGTGGTTCCTACgagttatttatagccggatatcctAACTAACTAACTAAATACTCTAATTGGCCTctattaaaccgtaaatctaGTATTTCTTCTACATCgtattcttcttcttcgtcctccgccaCTGCCTgtatattagccttacttgTATATAGTGCGGGTTCTAGAAGTGAGATATAAAAGGTATGTAACCGTAGACGTATCGTACTAGGTAGCTCCaattcgaataccgtctCCGATAACTtctttttaaccttaaatgGTCTTACTCTCCTATGgtctagctttttactaGGTCTTTTAGTACGTAAATTGcgtatagaaaggaatactatgTCCCTCCCCTTAAGgcgaggtccctcgagccttctagtattatagtatttccaTATCCTTTCCCTTATAAACTCCAGTTTTTACTTAAGCTTACCGTAGAGTATGTGTATCTTATTTGCTTTGACTCCAGCCCTGGGCACCTTAACCGTAGGTCCCTGCCGTAAGTCTGCCTCGTAGCCGAAGTTCGCGAAGAACGGTGTGGCTTTAGTTATCTTAGTTGGCGATGTATTGTATGCTAGCTGTGCTATAGgtaatagtttaacctaaTCGTCCTGCTCGAAATTAATGTAATTCCGTAGGTACTGTTCTACGATTTagttaagccgttccgtctAACCGTCCGTCTAAGGGTAGTAGGCCGAAGACGCCTTACTTATTACCTTT
The sequence above is a segment of the Podospora pseudoanserina strain CBS 124.78 chromosome 5, whole genome shotgun sequence genome. Coding sequences within it:
- a CDS encoding hypothetical protein (EggNog:ENOG503PWW4), with the protein product MGSLTIAHELVHFFAGRIIGVPKTNTPDKINAPPELSRVKGESGRFWEDKFVGYNIEVFFDPADALKEKQAGKLWADKKQSRVAPADQNLVDHAWVKTMLAGTFTPAKVTAPTARRKESEKEMRETRGPAAGDYIDGNAEFATYYQKIKGKPTFTLTGTDLTRVKGIAAKPANIRVP